One Arachis hypogaea cultivar Tifrunner chromosome 18, arahy.Tifrunner.gnm2.J5K5, whole genome shotgun sequence genomic window, TGGGCAACAAAAGGTGAATATGAACATAAGTTTAGGTGACTGAAATGAGGACGCTTAGATGGATAAATGGTCATATGCATATAGAAGAAAAAAAGGAATGACGATTGAAAAAATGGTACAATCTCATCTAAGGTGGTTTGGACATATCAGGAGAAGGCTGGTAAAACATCCAAAGAGAAGGGTGGATTAGATAGAAGATAAAAAAGTGGTTAGAGGTAGAGAAAGACCTAAAGAGAGCACAAAGTGATCAAACAAGGTCTCTGTGTGAATGATCCCACTGCACACATGATACATATAGGGAGCAATGGTGTTGTTTGATCAATGTTGTTAGCTCTACCTAGTGGGATAAGACTATGGTGGTGGTATTGTTGTTATCTATTTTTCTAAATGCTTGCTTCAATTATGTCTCGAGATTTTTTGTAGCTTTATTTTGGTGGCCTTGGCTAGTGGTAAAAATGTTGTCTATGTTACATGGTCCCAAGttcggataaaggaggagggacGTGTTAGGCTCACGACAGCCAAGAAAAACTTTGTCGAATATTCATGAGATGAACCAAATACAATATTGCGCTAAAGTTAGGTTATTGCTAGAAGTAACGCATTGTATGACTCAAGTATAATGTCAAATAAGCAGGGGCTATTGCATTGGTGCTCAGGTGTAGTGCAAAATGAGCCAAGTTTTCCACGTTTTCATGAACAAACAAGAGTAAATAAGCTAGATCACAAAGGTATAGGTAAATGAGATAAGGTTAAAGATGCAACAAGTTGCGGTTTGGGATATGGAATATAGCACACTTACAGGAAAATCTATTGAGTTGGTAGATACCATCATAAGGCATAAAAGTTAAGGGACGAAAAAATCCTGAGGATCAGGTGTTGGTAGATGAAAATTGAGAGAAATTTCCAAAGATGGGTATTAGAAGAAGTAAGGTGGGACGAATATGGAAGTGCAGATGAGATGTAAAGTGAGATGTCAGAAGTAATTAGAAGAGTGACAAAAGGAAGCTTTGGAGAAACTAATGTATTGGAGCAATAGACAAGGAGTTGTAATGGTAGGACATAAAAGtaaaagtgaaggtaaaagtAAAGTGGAAATGCTTTAAAGAGTAATCTCTATGCTATAATGTGAAAAAATGGAAAATACAAATATAAGATGACTAAAACTTAAATTATTCTTGAAGGATTCGAGATTTTGAACTAAAAGAGATCCTAAAGAGAATGAAGAATGGCAAGGTAATAAGTTCGGACAATATTCCGATTAAAGTTTGGAAATGGTTTGGAGGATAAGAGGTTGGTTGGATAACCAAACTTTGAGATTTTAAGGTCTAAGAAGATGCTAAACCAATGAGAAAGAACATCTTGGTCCCTATCTTTTAAGAATTAGGGGACATACAAAATTGTGAAAACTATAAAGGAATCAAGCTCACGGGTCATACCATAAAGTTACGGAACAGGGTAATAGAACAGAGAATGAGACAAAATACACAGGTTTCGGAGAACATAAAGGTAAATCTTATCACATTGCCATCAGACCCGCTGTGTCATATGGAATGGAGTGATGGGCAGCAAGTTTAGTGTGGTCAAGATGAGGATGTTTATATGAATGAGTGGCCATATATGTATGAACAAAATAAGGAACGATGATATTAGAGAGTAAATTGGAGTAGCATTTATTGTTGAAAATATGGTGGAGTCTCGTcttaggtggtttggacatgtggggAGAAGACTGACAAAGCATTTGGTTAAAAGGGTGGCTTAGATAGAATATAGACAGGTAGTGAGAGGTAGAGGAAGATCTAAAAGGACAATGAATAAGGTGGTCAAGAGAAAACTATGTTTGAAAGATCTCATGATACATGGTAAAACGCAATAACATCGTTAACCCATTCCACCTAGTGGGAAAAGACTTTGATGTTATTGTCGTCATTGTCATCTATTGACACCAGCTTCTTTAGGAAGCACCGGCCGCCAATTTTTCGTGTTGGCTCAcctttttaaatctctttatttGGCATTAGTACCAGTTTTACAAATTAGTCCTTGGTACCCTTATTGAGAAATATTTTAAACATCCTCTTGAGATttctttatcaatattttatatttttaaatcttatgtTTCGCTTTCTGGCATATGCCAGAGAATATTTTGCACTCTATGCAGATACTTGCTTTGCAAATTTTGGTGATAGAGTGAAGAACTGGATTACTATTAATGAGCCCCTTCAAACTTCGGTGAATGGGTATGATATGGGAATCTTTGCACCTGGGAGAAGTGAGAATTCACTAGTTGAGCCATATTTGGCAGCACATCATCAAATCTTGGCTCATGCGGCCGCAGTCTCCATATACCGAAGCAAGTACAAGGTGTAAAGCATAGTTACTTTTATGCCAAACTTTAATCTTTAAATTGGGTTGCTTTCATTTTGTTCATATGGTCTAGCATATGCTCCCCCCACCCCTCCCCTagtagaaaaaagaaaagcaagtttTTACTATTATCATTAGATTTGCTATTTCCTTAAACTTGGTTTCTGGTGGAGATGGCATTAATTAATCCGTATTGCAAAAtaccatttttaaattttaatcgttcttattttttaatcatctctgaattttatttaacaatttaCTAATGGTGGCCAGTTGTCTTTCTAGGATATACAAGGTGGGCAAATTGGCCTGGTTGTAGACTGTGAATGGGCAGAGGCTAATTCTGATAAGATTGAAGACAAATCTGCTGCTGCAAGGCGCCTGGATTTTCAGATTGGCTGGTGACCCCCCTTGCGTCCATTCCATATTATTATTTGGATAGGAGCTTAAAAGATTCTTTCTTTAGACTCACAATCTACACAAAGATATGGTTCTTTAATTCTCTAAGTAAATGACACCAAAGTCAATTTAGTAAATGTTATACTGTTGAATGACTTTTTGtttgtgtaattttttaaaaaaccaacCATCGGATTAGAAGCTTATATGATAGATAATCTCTACAAAATTTTATGTCAATCCAAAAATCATTATCTATACTTGTTATATAGTTGAAAATTAACATATTTGTTCAACTATACATATACAAAGGATTTTCCAATTTCATATTGATTGATATCTGATTTCAGTGAAACTTCGTATAGATGATCTTCATTATATGTTATTATGATTCATTGATTTGATTGATAAAATATACATGTATAAAAAAGTTATGAGCGGTGTAACTTTGCTTAAATTGACATTAGTGTCATTTGATCTTTAGAAATGACTTTTGTGGGAACTTGAAagtgaaataaaatttataaatgaaCTAACTTAGGCAAATTAGAGTTGGAGGTTTGTATAGGTTCTGCACGTCTAAGTTATGATCTTGATGTGTGCTGCTTAATCATGCTAATATATATTTTCAACCCAGGTACCTGGATCCACTATATTATGGTGAGTATCCTAAAGCTATGCGTGAACGACTTGGAGACCAGCTTCCGAAATTCTCAGAGGAAGACAAGAAGTTGCTTCTGAATTCTATGGACTTTATTGGTTTAAATCACTATACAACAAGGTTTATCACTTATGTGACAGACTCCAATAAAGAAAGTCGTTACTACGGGGCACAGGAGATAGAGAGAATCGGTAATAATTAGAAGTTCAGAACCTTGTATCATTTTTATCTATCATAATTAACGATCTAGCTGATTGAGCTGTTTGTTGTCAACAGTGGAATGGGAAGGTGGCAAGGTCATTGGTGAGAAGGTGTGTATcatctgtgtgtgtgtgttgatTTGTGTGTATGGTTGCACATTTCTTTGTGTGTGCTTCATGAATATGCATACACATAACCAGATGGAGTTTTATGTTGTGTGTATACACAGGCAGCATCAGAGTGGCTTTATGTTGTTCCTTGGGGTCTTCGCAAGGTTCTCAATTATGTATCACAAAAATATGCTACACCAATTTATATAACGGAGAATGGTAtgcaacttctttttttttttttttgtccttcataaaattggcaacaaaaCGAATAGAAGAAACAACACTCAGATAAAAATGAGGGGGAAAATTACGCGAAAGGCGTTAAGTTGTGTACGCCATATATCTCTTTGTGAATTATTTGGCTGTATAATGGCACTTAGAATGCCGGAAAAGCATTAACGGCCATAGGGCATTGACAGTTTAGATTATCACGAGTTTAATCATATGGGATTATGGGTTATAGTTTAACAAGTTTAGCTCAAAGGCTATGGAAAATGCTGTACTCAAAATATAACCAAATGTAATTCTAGTTTCACTTTTAGGAAtgaatgaaaaattaataatccaAAGGTAATTGGATAGTTGATACTTGATAGTCCGCTAGTTTGAATTAGCTTTATACAACATCACTGAAGGTAGTGGTCTATTGTGTATATAGGCCAGTTTTCACCTTCAGCTGCAATACTTTTCACTGTTTTCCGCGTTTAAGCTGTAATAGATGTAtttgtatgtgtatatatataatggttCTTCATTTCTTAAGCTGGATTTCCATGGCAGGTatggatgatgaagatgatgataaaTTGCCACTGCATGAGATGCTAGATGACAAACTAAGAGTTCGCTATTTCAAAGAATACATTGCCGCAGCTGCTGCGGCTATAAAGTAAGTTTGCTCACTTTTCTATGTGCATATAACATCTGTATGAGTACATTGCCGCAGTTGCT contains:
- the LOC112770945 gene encoding beta-glucosidase 42, with amino-acid sequence MAKEEEFLRENGGNENGAVKGRQVSRSDFPPDFVFGVATSAYQIEGACNEGGRGPSIWDAFSHTEGKILDKSNGDVAVDHYHRYMEDIDLIAKLGFGAYRFSISWSRIFPDGLGTKVNDEGITFYNNVINALLEKGIKPFVTLYHWDLPLHLDESMGGWLNKKIIEYFALYADTCFANFGDRVKNWITINEPLQTSVNGYDMGIFAPGRSENSLVEPYLAAHHQILAHAAAVSIYRSKYKDIQGGQIGLVVDCEWAEANSDKIEDKSAAARRLDFQIGWYLDPLYYGEYPKAMRERLGDQLPKFSEEDKKLLLNSMDFIGLNHYTTRFITYVTDSNKESRYYGAQEIERIVEWEGGKVIGEKAASEWLYVVPWGLRKVLNYVSQKYATPIYITENGMDDEDDDKLPLHEMLDDKLRVRYFKEYIAAAAAAIKDGVDVRGYFAWSLLDNFEWAQGYTKRFGLVYVDYKNDLTRHPKSSAYWFSRFLKADNDKKGKEE